CTAGCCCATTTAACCCGTTGGGCTGGCCATAAATGGTCCGGGCTATAAAATTTAGGCCCGTGAACAAAGTGGGCTTAAATGGGCTAGCCCGTTTAACCCGTGGGCTAATCGGTCTGGGCTTAAATGGGCTGGGCTGGCCCATTTGACAGCCCTATTGGCTAGGTTAGGTGATCCTTACCGTACCCACGCACAAAGCAACTCAAACTTGATAAGCTCCGCAAGCTAAATCGAACCTAGAACACTAAATTTGACAAAATCTCATTACAAGGgctcaatttcaaaaatcaaaagggGTAGAGAATCTGAGATGGGATTGTAGCTTACCTGTGAAATTGATCTGATAGAAATGTAGAGCTCGATGCGCtggacgcgtggccgcaaacggtgcggcgatcggagttTAGACGAAAGAGTTATGGTGGTTTATGGTGAGGGTGAGGGTTAGCAAGCTCTCCTCTCCCCCTTGTTGCTTCAATGTATTTCTTAGCTGAATGGGGAAGGAGATGGCTTCTGCCCACTTAGGTGATTGGGTCCGGTTGGACTCACAGGCCTGGTTTGGATCCAGTTCAACCGATTCGGTCTATCCGGcctaattttgggccaaattttttgaaattagtgtcaaaattctcatttTGAAAAGCTCTAacctattttaatattagattacatttttaatttttctaattaaaatttaatttattgactaattatttgcTAATTTTAGCGGGGTTTACATCCTACCTACCTAATTAAGAATTTTGTCCACAAAATTCAGAGTTAGTTACCTAAAAAGAGGTGTGGGTAGTCCTTCTGCATCTCTGACTCAAGCTCCCAGGTTTACTCTTCAATAGCAGCTCGAGTCCACGCTACTTTTACCATAGAAACTTCTTTTCCGCGTAAATGCTTGATGCTGGTATCATCAATCCTGACTGGAGTTACCGGAAGCGTCAGATCTTCTCTTACTCGAACGAATTCTAGTTCTAGGACATGACTCGGGTCAAAAGTGTAATTACAAAGCTGTAATACGTGAAACACGTCatgcaggttcgaaagatgtGGTGGTAAAGCGATCCTATATGCCACTAATCCAATTCTCTTCAGGATCTCAAATGGTCCAATGTAACcaggatttaaatttttagtcttAATGGATCTCCCTTTTCCGGTGGTTGGAATAATCTTCAGGAAGACGTGTTCTCCTTCCTCAAGTTCCAAAGACTTCCGCCTTTGGTCAGCATAGCTCTTCTGACGGCTTTGAGCTATAAGCATTCGGCTatggattttctttatttgctcAGTGGTTTCAGCTATCATTTCAGGTCCTAACAAGCTCCTTTCTCcggcttcataccaacataaggga
The Arachis duranensis cultivar V14167 chromosome 5, aradu.V14167.gnm2.J7QH, whole genome shotgun sequence genome window above contains:
- the LOC107490735 gene encoding uncharacterized protein LOC107490735, whose protein sequence is MPIVEFAYNNSYHASIGMASYEALYGRKCQSPLCWYEAGERSLLGPEMIAETTEQIKKIHSRMLIAQSRQKSYADQRRKSLELEEGEHVFLKIIPTTGKGRSIKTKNLNPGYIGPFEILKRIGLVAYRIALPPHLSNLHDVFHVLQLCNYTFDPSHVLELEFVRVREDLTLPVTPVRIDDTSIKHLRGKEVSMVKVAWTRAAIEE